The following are from one region of the Anomaloglossus baeobatrachus isolate aAnoBae1 chromosome 1, aAnoBae1.hap1, whole genome shotgun sequence genome:
- the LOC142316942 gene encoding myeloblastin-like: MMKLTPISTMDHCLIILVALWVCQIDGGTFRTEIVGGREAVPNSHPYIASLQLRRQHFCGGSLIAQQFLMTAAHCLSDTNPSEVTVVLGAHSLRANEASRQTFRIARVFENGFNPQTLENDILILQLDRRATLNARVNVIELPRVNETVPAGMQCITSGWGRLGTQARIPDRLQELNVTVTGRDLCRPNNICTGVFMRQAGICFGDSGGPLVCNGIIQGISSFIIRSCGSGVAPDFFSRVALFRDFIDRAINS; encoded by the exons ATGATGAAGTTGACTCCCATTAGTACCATGGATCATTGTCTCATCATTCTAGTAGCACTCTGGGTTTGCCAGATAGATGGAG GAACTTTCCGTACTGAAATTGTCGGGGGCAGAGAGGCTGTTCCCAACTCCCATCCTTACATTGCCTCTCTTCAGTTAAGAAGACAGCATTTCTGTGGAGGATCTCTCATTGCCCAGCAATTTTTAATGACAGCTGCACATTGCCTATCAGACAC AAACCCGAGTGAAGTAACTGTGGTATTGGGGGCTCATTCGCTACGTGCCAACGAAGCCTCCAGACAAACATTTAGAATAGCTAGAGTCTTTGAAAACGGCTTCAACCCACAGACACTGGAAAATGATATCCTTATCTTACAG CTTGATAGGAGAGCAACTCTGAACGCAAGAGTTAATGTGATTGAACTACCACGAGTCAATGAGACAGTTCCTGCTGGAATGCAGTGTATCACTTCAGGATGGGGACGATTGGGAACACAGGCAAGGATTCCAGACCGCCTTCAGGAGCTCAATGTCACAGTGACTGGAAGAGATTTGTGTCGTCCCAACAATATATGCACTGGAGTATTTATGCGTCAGGCTGGCATATGTTTT GGAGACTCTGGGGGACCTCTTGTGTGCAATGGAATCATTCAAGGAATTTCTTCCTTTATAATCCGGTCTTGTGGAAGTGGGGTAGCTCCTGATTTCTTCTCACGGGTTGCTCTTTTCCGAGACTTCATTGATCGTGCTATCAATAGCTGA